One Drosophila subobscura isolate 14011-0131.10 chromosome U, UCBerk_Dsub_1.0, whole genome shotgun sequence DNA window includes the following coding sequences:
- the LOC117901020 gene encoding trypsin, with the protein MVGGSVNVETMNRLLLCVVAVVALGAGCGQAHPDIDFPFGRIVNGEDTSIESHPWQVSIQTSAKGSHFCGGSLINQDTVVTAAHCMQSYAASEMQVRLGSTSRSSGGEVVSVKAFKYHEGYNSKLMVNDVAVIKLSSPVRETAKVRYVPLASSTPRSGTPAVVTGWGTTCFLLCSSPDSLMGVGVNILEKQDCASDSYSYGESILDTMVCASGEKKDACQGDSGGPLVANGELVGVVSWGNGCAWTGYPGVYADVAPLRSWILKTAEEL; encoded by the coding sequence ATGGTGGGAGGTTCAGTGAACGTTGAGACCATGAATCGTTTGTTACTGTGTGTTGTGGCGGTGGTCGCCTTGGGTGCTGGCTGCGGCCAGGCCCATCCCGACATTGATTTCCCCTTCGGACGGATTGTCAATGGGGAGGACACCTCCATCGAAAGCCATCCCTGGCAGGTTTCCATTCAGACCTCCGCCAAGGGCTCCCACTTCTGCGGCGGAAGTCTGATCAACCAGGACACCGTTGTCACCGCTGCCCATTGCATGCAGTCGTACGCCGCCTCCGAGATGCAGGTCCGTCTGGGCTCCACCTCTCGCAGCAGTGGCGGTGAGGTCGTCAGCGTGAAGGCCTTCAAGTACCATGAGGGCTACAACAGCAAGCTGATGGTCAACGATGTGGCTGTCATCAAGCTATCCTCTCCCGTGCGTGAAACCGCCAAGGTGCGCTACGTGCCCCTTGCCAGCTCTACTCCCAGATCTGGTACTCCTGCTGTCGTCACTGGCTGGGGTACCACTTGCTTCCTCCTGTGCTCCTCTCCCGACAGCCTGATGGGCGTCGGTGTTAATATTCTGGAGAAGCAGGATTGCGCTTCCGACAGCTATAGTTACGGCGAATCGATCCTCGACACTATGGTGTGTGCCTCTGGCGAGAAGAAGGATGCCTGTCAGGGTGATTCTGGTGGTCCATTGGTGGCCAACGGAGAGCTTGTTGGTGTTGTCTCTTGGGGCAATGGCTGTGCATGGACCGGCTACCCCGGAGTCTATGCTGATGTCGCCCCTCTAAGGAGTTGGATCCTGAAGACTGCCGAAGAATTGTAA